From the Parafrankia irregularis genome, the window GTGAGTTCACGCCAAGGTCGCCGGCGGCGGTCAGCGCGGCCGCTGGCTACTGGTCCCCCGACCCGCCCTCTGGCGGGAGCGCCGGCCCCGCGCCTGCCGTGAGGTCTGGCCGCACCCGCACTCGGCTGGCCCGGGCTTCCAGATAGCGTTGCTCGGCGAGGCTGGCGGTGGCCCGCGCGGCCCGCCGGTAGTGCTCGTACGCCCCGGCCGGGTCGCCGTTCTTCTCCAGCAGATGCGCCCGGACGGACAGCAGACGGTGATGCCCGGCCATCCGTTCGTCACCGTCCAGGGTCGCCAGCAGCTCCAGCCCGGCCGGCGGGCCCTTGGTCTCGGCGAGCGCGATCGCCCGGTTCAGGGTGACCATCGGGTTGGGTGCGATCCGTTCCAGGATCAGATAGAGGGCGTGTACCTGCGGCCAGTTGGTCTCGGCGGCGGTGGCCGCGTCGGCGTGCGTGGCGGCGATGGCGGCCTGCAGCTGGTAGAGCCCCAGGACCGGCCCGGCCAGCGACGCCGCGGCCAGCTCGATGCCCTCGTCGATCAGCTCGCGGTCCCACCTCGCGCGGTCCTGCTCGTCCAGTGGCACCAGGTCGCCGGCTGCCGTCGCCCGGGCCTGGCGGCGGGAGTGGGTCAGCAGCATCAGGGCGAGCAGCCCCGTCACCTCGCTGTTCTCGGGCAGCTGGGCGTGCACCATCCGGGTCAGCCGGATCGCCTCGTGCGCGAGGTCGGCGCGGTGCAGCTCGCTGCCCGACGAGGCGACGTAGCCCTCGTTGAAGATCAGGTAGAGCACGTGCAGGACGACCCGTAGCCGCTCGGCGTGCTCCGTGCCGCCCGGCAGGCTGAACGAGCTGCCGGCGGCCCTGATGCGCTGCTTGGCGCGACTGATCCTGGCCGCCATCGTGGCCTCGGGCACGAGGAACGCGCGGGCGATCTCGGCGGTCGTCAGGCCGCCGACCGCCCGCAGTGTCAGCGCGGTCTGGGAGGCGGGCGTCAGCGTCGGATGGCAGCACAGGAACAGCAGGACGAGCGTGTCGTCGCTGTCCGGAACGTCCTCGGGCACCGGCTCGGTGGCCGTCGCCGACTCCCGCTCGCGGCGCGCGTGGTCACTGCGCATCTGGTCGATGAGCCGCCGGGACGCAACCGTCATCAGCCAGCCGCGCGGGTTGTCCGGCACCCCCTCGGCCGGCCACTGCACGGTGGCGGCGAGGGAGGCCTCCTGCACGGCGTCCTCGCATCCTTCGAACTGCCCGTGCCGACGTGCCAGGGTGCCGAGGACCTGCGGCGTGATCTCACGCAGCAGGTCCTCGATCACTGGTGCGGTCATGCCTCCAATTGTCCGTCGGCGAACATCACCTGCCGCACCTCGACACCCAGGCCTTCGATCGCGGCGTCCGGGATCTGCGCCGCCAGCTCGATCGCCCGCTCCTTGTTCTCGACATCGATCAGGTAGAAGCCGCCCAGATACTCCTTGGACTCGACGAAGGGCCCGTCGGTCACCACCCGCTGGCTGTCGCGCACGGCCACCACGGCGGCCTGCGCCGGGTCGACCAGCGCCAGTCCGGTGATCAGCTCGCCGGACTTCTTCATCGCCTCGATGAGCCTGCTGTGGCCGTCGCCGACCGCCGCCTTCTCCTCGTCAGTCAGGACGTCCAGCAGGGCTGGGTTGATAACCAGGCTGATCACGAACTTCATGGGTTGCTCCTCGTGGTTCGCGAGCCCCGGCTGGGCCCGCCGACCACCTGGTCGGAGCCGACCGCACCGTCTTGACATGCCCGCCCGAACATCTTCCGTCCGCACCGGCCCGACGAGCGGGACAGGCCTGGTTCCGCAGGGGTAGAGGCCGCGTTGACGCCTCCACGCACTCTCCCGAACATGCGGAGGAGTCCGCTGTCTACCAGGCAACGGGGCCGTCGGCGTCGACGAAGGTGCCCGTCTCGGCGTCGGCGGGCAGTGTCGCGGCGCTGACCACGACGTGCGCGGCTTCGTCGGCGGTCAGCGGCGCCAGCTGGCGGTTCATCGGGGTCAACTCCGTCTGGACGAAGCCCGGGCACACGGTCGTGACCTTGATGGAGGTGTCCCTGAGATGCTTCGCCAGCTCGATCGTGAGACTGTTGAGTGCGGCTTTCGAGCTCCTGTAGGCGGGCAGGAACATCGAATAGTACGGAGATCGCGAGTTGTTCTGATCGGTGAGCGAGCCCATCGTCGAGGACACGTTGACAATCCGGCC encodes:
- a CDS encoding RNA polymerase sigma factor encodes the protein MTAPVIEDLLREITPQVLGTLARRHGQFEGCEDAVQEASLAATVQWPAEGVPDNPRGWLMTVASRRLIDQMRSDHARRERESATATEPVPEDVPDSDDTLVLLFLCCHPTLTPASQTALTLRAVGGLTTAEIARAFLVPEATMAARISRAKQRIRAAGSSFSLPGGTEHAERLRVVLHVLYLIFNEGYVASSGSELHRADLAHEAIRLTRMVHAQLPENSEVTGLLALMLLTHSRRQARATAAGDLVPLDEQDRARWDRELIDEGIELAAASLAGPVLGLYQLQAAIAATHADAATAAETNWPQVHALYLILERIAPNPMVTLNRAIALAETKGPPAGLELLATLDGDERMAGHHRLLSVRAHLLEKNGDPAGAYEHYRRAARATASLAEQRYLEARASRVRVRPDLTAGAGPALPPEGGSGDQ
- a CDS encoding YciI family protein, which gives rise to MKFVISLVINPALLDVLTDEEKAAVGDGHSRLIEAMKKSGELITGLALVDPAQAAVVAVRDSQRVVTDGPFVESKEYLGGFYLIDVENKERAIELAAQIPDAAIEGLGVEVRQVMFADGQLEA